In the Leptospira inadai serovar Lyme str. 10 genome, one interval contains:
- a CDS encoding methylglyoxal synthase, translated as MQTANVPETKRIVLIAHDNKKQDLVEWVLLHKEELRRHHLYGTGTTGKVVHEKTDLPVHRFLSGPLGGDQQIGAKIVDGEIDVMIFFWDPLTAQPHDPDVKALLRIAVLYNIPVANNRISADYLISSNLLSSSYKRTSIDYNTGLPIY; from the coding sequence ATGCAAACTGCCAATGTTCCCGAGACAAAAAGAATCGTTTTAATAGCGCACGATAATAAAAAACAGGACCTTGTCGAATGGGTTCTTCTTCATAAAGAAGAGTTGCGGCGGCATCATTTATACGGTACTGGGACCACCGGTAAGGTAGTTCACGAGAAGACGGATCTTCCCGTTCATAGATTTCTTTCAGGACCTCTCGGGGGCGATCAACAAATCGGTGCGAAAATCGTTGACGGCGAGATCGACGTTATGATTTTTTTCTGGGATCCTCTTACGGCTCAACCCCATGATCCGGACGTAAAAGCGCTTCTTCGGATTGCGGTCTTATATAATATCCCGGTTGCAAACAATCGGATCTCTGCGGATTATTTGATTTCCTCCAATTTGCTTTCCTCTTCCTACAAAAGAACTTCCATCGATTATAATACCGGACTTCCGATTTACTGA